The Diadema setosum chromosome 4, eeDiaSeto1, whole genome shotgun sequence genome window below encodes:
- the LOC140226906 gene encoding mitotic-spindle organizing protein 2-like yields the protein MTSTQRTTQSHKYAIPGKRAKDALNKDEQDLYDLCSLAGVEMSPAVFRIVMSLLKMNVSPIAIVQMLRSMVNPKVSISTTSLTTSSTAESDVMGLSPVYSHSAVKRSASATMAGGGGSGTTSTYRNMKGASRSATSVRSDQSGRPRSTRSNART from the exons ATGACATCAACCCAACGCACCACCCAGTCACACAAGTACGCCATCCCGGGCAAGAGGGCAAAGGATGCACTCAACAAGGACGAGCAGGATCTTTATGACCTCTGCAGCCTGGCTGGTGTGGAGATGAGCCCCGCTGTCTTCAG GATTGTCATGAGTCTCCTCAAGATGAACGTCTCGCCCATCGCCATCGTGCAGATGCTGAGGTCAATGGTCAATCCAAAGGTCAGCATCTCCACCACTTCGTTGACCACCTCCTCGACTGCCGAGTCCGATGTGATGGGCTTGTCGCCCGTCTACAGCCACAGTGCCGTCAAGCGATCTGCCTCCGCGACAATGGCTGGGGGTGGCGGGTCAGGTACGACGAGTACATATCGTAATATGAAGGGGGCTTCTCGGAGTGCAACAAGCGTCAGGAGTGACCAGAGTGGACGACCGAGATCCACACGGAGTAATGCAAGgacttga